AGTGTGACCTCTGATAAACTTTCCCAGACGTCTCACAATTAAACTTACAACTGGGGTACATTTTTTAGGTCCCGTGATCACAACAGACCCCAAAGATGCTTAATTCAAGAAGGTCCCCCAAAGATATGCAGCATGTTGTCACaaactccgccctcctcccagagTCAGGAAGAGAACACAGgcgctggggatagaacccaggagtcctggccctcagcaccccctgctctaacctactagcccccactctcctcccagagctggagatagaacccaggagtcttgactcccaaccctccctgctctaacccactagacctcactacccttccttcccctcccagagcaactGATTGAGCATGGGGTCCAGGAGGGAGGGAACTGTGTTTTCATGAACCCTTTTTCCAGGTGAGGCCAGCACAAAAAAAGGAAGGCAAAAGGGCCAGAGTCCCTAGAGAATGTTTGTGTAGGGTCacctgtgacacacacacactcacacgtgTGTGcgtgtgatttgtgtgtgtgtcagagggaGTGAGACTGGGAAATACACAAGCCGTGCCCCCACCTAATTCAGGGTGGTTTAGAGCAGTGTTCTGGCCCCTTAATCCTGCAAGCGCCTCCCAGCCGGCTCCAACAACAGGGCCGGCCTTCCTGGGTGTCCCCTAGGCTGAGCCCCAAAGTGCTTCCCCACCAGCCCTGGAGCCGTGTCCTGGAGGCCAGCGCCTGCCATAACGCCTGCCTCCAGCCAGAGGAGGATATAGGtgtttttagctgtgtggatggggcCAACTGGGCATCCAATGGTGCCACCACCCAAGACCTGCCTCTTCCTCAAAGGCTGGGTGCCGCATCCCGGCTCCCACCCTGGTCTGAATCCCCCAGTCGGTCTCCCTGGACGCCAACAACCGGTGCATCCCAGCCGTCCCTGAGAACGGGCTCGCGGCCTCCGCGAGCTACCGGCTGGGGGCGCCCTGGGGAACGCCGGCCTGTGGGATCCGCGCTGGCTGCAGGAGAACACGGCCGCCTTGGGTGGAGACCTGGCCCGTTCCATACACTccagccagagtgctgggggccCCTCTATTGGCTTCCTCACGGCACCCACCATTTGGACATGAGTGAGGCCGGAGGAGCCCGGGGTGAATGCCCTGGCGCTGGGCTGACAAGGATTTTAGGGGCAGTACAAATGCCAgccggagctgggccaggctgttgCTCATAAAGGATTTGATGTTGGCTTGGAAACATGTTAACGCTCCGACAGTTTTGGGTTCAGCACTGACTGGGTGCAGAgtgcaccccctactgagccccctggcactgcactggggcagggggagtgtgCCCCATactgacccctcccccctgcagcacagcaccccctagcatcgCCCTGAGGCAGTGCAGGAGTCTCCTTCCACTATCACCGCACCCCCAGGTGCAGGCTGTGCTAATTCCAAGGGGCCGGTGCACCCAGCTGCCCACAGGTTTTGTCGGAGTGTGTGTGTATCCCATCCATGCAGCCATCTGCCTCGCCCGGGCTTAGCTGGCAGGCACAGGCCGCCCTGCGCCAGCTGCTGCTCCGGTCACACGCGGGAGAACTAAACagcccaaggggggggggggggagggggagcctgcagcCAATGGGGGAGATCACCCCTGAAACCCCCCCCCATCTGTCATTTCACAGCGCTCCCCTCCAGCCTGCGGGGGCTGCTGCAGACTCTACAGCTAAGCAGACACAGCCCCGGGGAGGCGGGACGAAACCTCTCCCCCCACAAACACCCACTTCCCAGGCTGCCAGCCGGGCAGCTAACGCAGCACTCACAGGCTGCCTGAGTTGGCCACTAGATCACGCACTCCCACCCAGGCCAGGTCTCCAGCCATCCCACCCAGCCTCCCTCCTCGGCACGGCTCACCCCATGCCCCACCCTGCGGGGTATCCCCTTCCCCACACGCCCAGGGTGATGGCCCCGCAGGGCAGGGATGGAGCATCTGCTGCGGATTCATTAACCAGGCGCCTGCTAATGAGCAGGTGAGGGAATCAAAGGAGTGAgttctcccctcccgcccccccgatCCCCaagcctctccttcccccagaTGAACCCTGAATGTATTAAAGAACATTGGGCCTGCTGGCATGAGAGATATTTAGTGGATGCTACCCATGCAGTGGGGAGGGATGCGGGGACACAGGGGGATTATGCAGATAGGGGTACAGCTCTgactgcagccccaccccccactctcccACCCTGGGCTTGCTCCCTGCCCACCAACAAGCTATGCCAATGACCCACAAGCCTGACCCTTAGTTCACCTGCTATTTCAGCCCTGGGCGCCCCATCCCCTCCACGGCTCTATTGAGACCCCCTCAGTCCTGCTACCCCTGCAGAacaatgggctcaggctctctgcagactcaggcagtgttGCTGCTTCGGGCACACTTAGGGCAGCTTCCCCCCTGTCAGAGTGATGGGCTCAGCTCTCTGCTTGCCCCAGCATGTCTCTGAAATGTGTTGTGGGGAGCTCAGCAGAGCCCGCGGGATCCTACTTTGAACAGACTCCTGGATGGTGGGCGGGGCGCCTGCTGGCACCTCGAGAGGGCGGAGCTAGGTtggtgggcggggcttggcttgtgGGCAGGGCTAATGAACATCTTCGCCTACCTCTTGTCTTTTTCCATTTCAAGCCCAAGACACAGCTGGAACCCCGACCCCTCAAGTGTAAAATGTCCCGTCCCTTCCCCCCAAAGGGGGCTTCCCTTCTGGCGCCACCAAAATCCAGCTGTGGGTTGAACTGGCTGTGGGATTTCCCCTTCACCTCCTGTTACCCCGCTGTTCCACCCTAGAGCCAGCCGCATCTCAGCAGCAGCGAGCGAGCCGAAGGCAGCTGTGCTGTGCGGCTgggccccagctgccccaccccagaagcgGCTGCATTTCACAGTGAGCCTGTGACCCTGCTACCGTACCCCAGAGGTGCCGAATTGGGTCTCTGAACCCATGGACCCTGCCCTGGGATCCCTCCAGCCACCTTGAATCTGGGCCCTATGTGTGCACAGCCCAGCgagcttgctgctgccagggTAAATAAACTCAGGTGGCTGCGTCCTGGCTGGTGCTGTCAGTGCCAGAGATGAGAGCCGCTTGGCTCCAGCATCAGCAGATCCCCCCCATCGTGCTGAGCTGGGATCTGCAGTAGGAGCCACAGAGCCGTGCCTGCAGCAGGTGAGTCTgtgtagctggggggggggggggggtgtccctcgGGCTCCGCGATGGGCAGAGCGTGGTCAAGGGGTGACTGGTGTCAGGGGAGCTGGAATTGGGAACTGCTGGTAACGCGGactcggtggcatgcctgcgggaggtccgccggtcccgcgccttcggcgtacccgctgccgaattgccgctgaagctgtgggaccagcggacctcccgcaggcgcaccgccgaaagccgcctgcctgccgccctcacagcgaccggcaggctgcccccccacggcttgccaccccaggcacgcgcttgctgcgctggtgcctggagctgcccctgaggAGGGGGGCATGTGGATTTTTGTCCCAGCCTTTCAGCATTTCCCCCTGGCATTAAGGGGCCTCTTGTTGCAGAGGGAAATGGGCCAAAGGGCAAAGCCCAGTGATACAGATCTGAGAGCTCAgcggagagctggagccaggggcggggtgggggtgactgACCGGAGACAGTGTTTACCAAAAAGGAGCCAGGCTTCCTGCTCGCATGGGGGTTTAAATAGGTTGGGCTGCAGCAGAGCAACTCCCCCAGCAGGGGAAGGGCCCCACATACCATTCCCCACTCCCCTAGCCAGCCATTCCCCCGTGACCTGGGGTTGGATTGGAACCAGCGCCCCCTAAAGGGGAAAGGTCCCAGTTCCTTGTAACTCCCTCTAGGGGGGCTTCCCTTCCAGCTGCTGCGATGCTGGGACTCTTCCcctgcctgctcctcctctccctgccgggctccagctctggctccgaTGACGACGGCACCGTGGTGCTCACCACCAGCGGCCCCATCCGGGGCAAGCGCCTTCCGGCCGGCTCCAGCACAGTGACGGCCTTCCTGGGCATCCCCTACGCCGAGCCCCCCGTGGGGGCCTTGCGCTTCCAGAAACCACTTCCCCACCAGCCCTGGAGCCACGTCCTGGAGACCACCAGCTTTGGCAACGCCTGCCACCAGCCGCTGCTTACTGGTTACCCTGATGCCTATATGTGGACACCCAAAACGCCGCAGTCCGAGGACTGCCTCTTCCTCAACGTCTGGGTGCCCCATCCCCGGCCCCCCGCGCCGGTCCCCGTCCTCGTCTGGATCCACGGCGGGGGGTTCTTCGTAGGTGCAGCCTCCTTGGAGCTCCAAGATGGGCGCTTCTTAGCCGCCACCGAGAATGTGATCGTGGCCTCCATGAACTACCGCCTGGGGGCGCTGGGcttcctgtccctgcccccggCCGCCCCGGGGAACGCCGGCCTGTGGGACCAGCGCCTGGCGCTGCGCTGGCTGTGGGACAACATGGCTGCCTTCGGCGGGGACCCAGCTCGTTTGATGCTCttcggccagagtgctggggccGCCTCGGTCGGTTTCCACCTCCTGTCCCCGGGGAGCCGGCCCCTCTTCACCCGCGCCGCGCTGCAGAGCGGTGCCACCACCTCTCCCTTGGCCTGGTTTAGCCCAGAAATGGCCAAGGAGATAGGCCGGGCACTGGGCCGTGATCTGGGCTGCACCGATTTCAATGACACCGCCCTGGTGGGCTGCCTGCAGGGGAAGGAGCCGGGAGACTTTGGGAAACGCATTATGTCCATGCCTGGTTCCGTGCCGACCGTAGACGGGGATTTCCTCCCCGATGAGCCACTGAGACTCCTGGAGGCCGGGCACAGCCAGCCTATACCCCTCCTGGCCGGTGTCACGGCCAACGAAGGCTCCTACTTAATCATCAATGTCCTGAACTTCACCAGGGTGAACGCCAGCCACGTGAGCTgggaggagctgctggaggtgctgAGGGTGACAATGCCGGGGCTGCCATGGGAGGGCGTCCAGGCGGCAGCAGAGCGGTACaaccagaaggggcagggctcggCGTGGTACCACCGCACCATGGCTCACATCATCAGTGACTATCATGTGGTGTGCCCTATAGCCAAGACGGCTGGGCAGATGGCGGAGGCCGGCGGTCCCGTGTATGCCTACACCTTCACCCACCGCCCCAGTGGCTTGTCTTCCCCCAAGTGGATGGGGGTGCCACATGGCTCCGAGGTGCCCTACCTGTTTGGGACCCTGGCGTCCATGGGGGGAGCCAATCACACGCACACGGAGGCCGAGGTGGCACTGAGCCGCAGAGTGATGCGCTACTGGGCAGAGTTCGCCAGAAGTGGGTAAGGGAACTCCTAAGAAGTCGCAACCCTGAGTGCCAGCAGGCCTAGTTCTACCTGCACTTTCAGCTTTGCTCCACAAAGCTGCATTCAAATTTGGTGTCCCCAGGACAGGTGGAATCCAGTCCTATCGCTAATTACTAGACCATAACACTCCTGTTTATTTCTTTTCCCCCAACCCCGATAGCTACCATGCtaaataaaacaacaaagtttCCCCTCTGAAATCTGACAATAACTTGGTCCCGACTAGCCAACCTGGGCCCATTGACTCCCAGGTTACGGTGAGCCATGTTTCCCAATCACTAACATCCCCCGGCTCTAAGCCTTTCCACCTCATTCATGTCCCTGCGGTCACACAGCCAATGTGAGACAGATTGTGAGCGTGGAAGCTGGGGAAAGCCCCAATTATGCAGCTGGGGGGTACTACATGACGCTTGGGATATCTATGCAAATTACACCTGCCAGCTGGTCCTGAGCCCTTCCCACTTCCCCATCGGAGCCAGAGAACTGTATATCAGATCAACCTGGCAGCTGGCATGACAGCAGCCACCATTTCCCCACTTCATCACCAGAGGGCAGCCTGTGACTTCAGCCCGTGAAGAACAACATGGCGGGGTGGCCATTTTGGAAGAGGGCAAAACTGGCTTGTTTGGCTCTTGATCCTTCCTAGCTCGTGGGAAGCCTTAGTGAGACTTGGCTGGAGACTGTGGGTGGCTGGCTAAGTCCCTGTCCCTCTCTGCTGCCACTTGCTGTAGTGAAGGTCACCTGGTCAGGGCATCCTCCTGTCTGCCCCCTTGTGGCTGGAATTCATTCCCTTCCCCCCTATGTTGACCATAGTTGCATTTCCCCCCAGGAACCCcacaggggcaggaggcagcggGGAGCAGTGGCCTCGTTACAATGCCACAGAGAAGAATTTTTTCCGTGTCGGAACGGAGCCGCCTCAGGTGGAGGGGACGTCGCCCGCCCGGCTCTGTGGCATCTTGACACCATTGGTCCCAGACTATCAGCGGCTCAAGGGTGAGTGTCACAATTTTGGGCACAATCCGGtgcagtgaggggctgtgtcacccagTACCTGAGCTAGCcagtccccccagcctggggatgGATTGGAGCCGGTGCCCCCCAGAGGGAAAAGGACTACATAATATGCTCCCATCAGCCAGTTTCCGCTTTCCATAGAGATGGGGGATATTCTGGCCTCCAGGCAAAATCTGGGGGGAGCCCTCCCATCCGTGGGCCTCTGGCATTCACATGCCTGGGCTGCCACTTGACTCTAGGCCCGGCTTTTTAGTGATGGGACAGTAACCTCCATACCTCTCTCTTAGCCCAGGCCAAAGGAACTGCTGAACCAGCAGGGGAGACAGAACGTCTGGAGGACTGAGCACCATGGAGAAACACAGGATCTTCAGCAGGAAAAGCCCAGACCCCCTCCGCCATCTCAGCTATGGGAGTTAGGTCCAGATTCTCATGGGTATTTAGGTGTCGAATGGGAGTTCGCTACCTAAAtagctttagggtgaccagacgtcccgattttatcgggaccgtcccgatatttccttgtttgtcccgcgtcccgaccgacgtgcggtcgggacaaccggacaaacaaggaaatgccccgagcctcgagcccggaagtgctcgcaccccccccccgccccgactccgccccctcctcccccgattggctccctccccgaatccccgcctcttccccgggctcaccattccccctccctccacaagcgctggagggaggcccgggagacgcaggggaagcgcggggccggggtgagtaacagtccggcctggcccagtgcaggcaggactcgggtggtgggagaggaggggggcgacccgcggggccaggcgacgggggaggaagcggccatggcgctcggcggctctggagcccccgaaccccccgagccggggcctgcagcagcgcgtacgctgggcccagcccctggccaggcgcgtctgggctgctgcccagctggtgctatcccgcagcggccccggggcggaggcatcggccgcccagccccgttcgttcccctgcgggacgggggggctggggcctgctgcccccactcccgggccgccgcgggatagcaccagctgcgcagcagcccagacgcgcctggccaggggctgggcgcagcgtgcgcgctgctgggtccccgcagcaggccccggctcggggggttcgggggcgccagagccgcagccgccaagcgccatggccgcttcctcccccgcggcagtgggagctgcagcagcggctgctcccgagtcccgctgcccgggggtgagaacagccaccgcctggccccgcgggccgcccccctcctcgccctaccacccaactgagtcctgcctgctcgggaccaggccggactgttactcaccctggccccgcgcttcccctgagtctccctggcctccctccagcacttgtggaggaaggttgtttttttttttttttttttttttggccccgccccccgccacatcacccccccccccccccccccccacgtcccgatatttgtctttggtgatctggtcaccctaaaatagctttgaggatcttGGCCTAACTCTCCCAGCTGGGCGTCGGTAGCATTTTTGTTGTAGTAATGCTGACCGGCCACT
The window above is part of the Chrysemys picta bellii isolate R12L10 chromosome 12, ASM1138683v2, whole genome shotgun sequence genome. Proteins encoded here:
- the LOC101939574 gene encoding acetylcholinesterase-like — encoded protein: MLGLFPCLLLLSLPGSSSGSDDDGTVVLTTSGPIRGKRLPAGSSTVTAFLGIPYAEPPVGALRFQKPLPHQPWSHVLETTSFGNACHQPLLTGYPDAYMWTPKTPQSEDCLFLNVWVPHPRPPAPVPVLVWIHGGGFFVGAASLELQDGRFLAATENVIVASMNYRLGALGFLSLPPAAPGNAGLWDQRLALRWLWDNMAAFGGDPARLMLFGQSAGAASVGFHLLSPGSRPLFTRAALQSGATTSPLAWFSPEMAKEIGRALGRDLGCTDFNDTALVGCLQGKEPGDFGKRIMSMPGSVPTVDGDFLPDEPLRLLEAGHSQPIPLLAGVTANEGSYLIINVLNFTRVNASHVSWEELLEVLRVTMPGLPWEGVQAAAERYNQKGQGSAWYHRTMAHIISDYHVVCPIAKTAGQMAEAGGPVYAYTFTHRPSGLSSPKWMGVPHGSEVPYLFGTLASMGGANHTHTEAEVALSRRVMRYWAEFARSGNPTGAGGSGEQWPRYNATEKNFFRVGTEPPQVEGTSPARLCGILTPLVPDYQRLKAQAKGTAEPAGETERLED